The following proteins are co-located in the Sardina pilchardus chromosome 24, fSarPil1.1, whole genome shotgun sequence genome:
- the eya3 gene encoding eyes absent homolog 3 isoform X2, whose product MDESQDLAELPKKKARHEPDIGQESQQAVVTNEDTDSAERNDSVALGSEVNSPYPPSSVPHLDAVSGSSEQSSQDTGTGNQTCDNDNSYTNNAVTCKDLTTTTGTEYTSQIYQGSNPAVTAYASQGAFSLTQSSVYSAFPQTGQTYGLPPFGSCFTTSSVYTNIPTANVTATTTAAAPGNTQEFTSYNSLNQIQFPQYYVPPTSYLPSGLPNADRDASGVVAAAAYPGVKDENAVPAGLPSTTDPSPGVALPTGAREQDDASRRNPPGKSKGKAKKAENSQSIDNDLERIFLWDLDETIIIFHSLLTGTFAQKFGKDPATVLNLGLQMEELIFELADTHLFFNDLEECDQVHVEDVASDDNGQDLSNYNFSTDGFTGPSGGGGSGNTAAVQGGVEWMRKLAFRYRRLKEIYNAYKGNAGGLLSPMKRDLLLRLRTEIETVTDSWLSIALKSLLLIQSRGRCMNVLVTTTQLVPALAKVLLYGLGEVFPIENIYSATKIGKESCFERIVSRFGKKVTYVVIGDGRDEEFAAKQHNMPFWRVSAHGDLVSLHQALELDFL is encoded by the exons ATGGACGAGTCACAGGACCTGGCTGAGCTGCCG AAGAAGAAAGCTCGTCATGAACCGGACATTGGCCAGGAGAGCCAACA GGCTGTGGTAACTAACGAGGACACAGACTCCGCAGAGAGAAATGACTCTGTTGCtctggggtcagaggtcaacagtCCTTACCCCCCTTCCTCTGTGCCTCATCTCGACGCAG TTTCTGGGAGTAGTGAACAGTCAAGTCAAGACACAGGAACTGGAAACCAAACATGTGATAATGACAACTCGTATACCAACAATG CTGTGACCTGCAAAGACCTTACTACAACTACAGGCACCGAATATACCTCACAGATCTACCAAGGAAGCAA CCCTGCAGTCACCGCCTATGCTAGCCAAGGGGCCTTCTCCCTTACGCAGTCCTCTGTGTACAGCGCCTTTCCCCAGACCGGACAGACCTATGGCCTTCCACCCTTTG GGTCCTGTTTCACTACATCCAGTGTGTACACCAACATCCCCACCGCTAATGTCACCGCGACAACCACAGCTGCAGCACCTGGCAACACCCAG GAATTCACGTCCTACAACTCCCTGAACCAGATCCAGTTTCCCCAGTACTACGTCCCTCCGACCAGCTACCTGCCCTCGGGGCTGCCCAACGCCGACAGAGACGCCTCAGGTGTGGTGGCCGCCGCCGCATATCCAGGTGTGAAGGACGAGAACGCTGTGCCTGCTGGCCTGCCCAGTACCACAG atccatccCCAGGCGTGGCCCTCCCTACCGGTGCTCGGGAGCAGGACGACGCCTCACGGAGGAACCCTCCTGGCAAATCCAAAGGAAAGGCCAAGAAGGCCGAAAACTCTCAGTCCATAGACAACGACCTAGAG CGTATCTTCCTCTGGGATCTGGACGAGACCATCATCATTTTCCACTCTCTGCTCACCGGCACGTTTGCACAGAAGTTTGGCAAG GACCCGGCCACCGTGCTCAATCTGGGTCTGCAGATGGAGGAGCTGATTTTCGAGCTGGCAGACACCCACCTGTTCTTCAACGACCTGGAG gAGTGCGATCAGGTTCACGTCGAGGACGTCGCCTCTGACGACAATGGGCAAGACCTGAG CAACTACAACTTCTCCACTGACGGCTTCACGGGCCCCAGCGGGGGAGGCGGGTCGGGCAACACGGCCGCCGTGCAGGGAGGCGTGGAGTGGATGCGCAAGCTGGCCTTCCGCTACCGCCGCCTCAAGGAGATCTACAACGCCTACAAAGGCAACGCAGGAG GTCTGTTGAGCCCCATGAAGCGGGACCTGCTCCTGAGGCTGCGGACGGAGATCGAGACGGTGACGGACTCCTGGCTCAGCATCGCGCTCAAGTCCCTGCTGCTCATCCAGTCCAG GGGGAGGTGTATGAACGTGCTGGTCACCACCACCCAGCTCGTTCCTGCACTGGCCAAGGTGCTGCTCTACGGGCTCGGAGAGGTGTTCCCCATCGAGAACATCTACAGTGCTACAAAAATAG GGAAAGAGAGCTGCTTTGAGCGCATAGTCTCTCGGTTCGGGAAAAAGGTGACCTATGTGGTGATCGGGGATGGCCGCGATGAAGAATTTGCGGCTAAACAG cacAACATGCCCTTCTGGCGTGTGTCAGCGCACGGAGACCTGGTGTCCCTGCACCAGGCCCTGGAGCTGGACTTCCTGTAG
- the eya3 gene encoding eyes absent homolog 3 isoform X1, protein MDESQDLAELPKKKARHEPDIGQESQQAVVTNEDTDSAERNDSVALGSEVNSPYPPSSVPHLDAVSGSSEQSSQDTGTGNQTCDNDNSYTNNAVTCKDLTTTTGTEYTSQIYQGSNPAVTAYASQGAFSLTQSSVYSAFPQTGQTYGLPPFGAMWPGIKTETGLPEAPSVGQPGYLSFSTAYTSTQPGQAHYSYPSQGSCFTTSSVYTNIPTANVTATTTAAAPGNTQEFTSYNSLNQIQFPQYYVPPTSYLPSGLPNADRDASGVVAAAAYPGVKDENAVPAGLPSTTDPSPGVALPTGAREQDDASRRNPPGKSKGKAKKAENSQSIDNDLERIFLWDLDETIIIFHSLLTGTFAQKFGKDPATVLNLGLQMEELIFELADTHLFFNDLEECDQVHVEDVASDDNGQDLSNYNFSTDGFTGPSGGGGSGNTAAVQGGVEWMRKLAFRYRRLKEIYNAYKGNAGGLLSPMKRDLLLRLRTEIETVTDSWLSIALKSLLLIQSRGRCMNVLVTTTQLVPALAKVLLYGLGEVFPIENIYSATKIGKESCFERIVSRFGKKVTYVVIGDGRDEEFAAKQHNMPFWRVSAHGDLVSLHQALELDFL, encoded by the exons ATGGACGAGTCACAGGACCTGGCTGAGCTGCCG AAGAAGAAAGCTCGTCATGAACCGGACATTGGCCAGGAGAGCCAACA GGCTGTGGTAACTAACGAGGACACAGACTCCGCAGAGAGAAATGACTCTGTTGCtctggggtcagaggtcaacagtCCTTACCCCCCTTCCTCTGTGCCTCATCTCGACGCAG TTTCTGGGAGTAGTGAACAGTCAAGTCAAGACACAGGAACTGGAAACCAAACATGTGATAATGACAACTCGTATACCAACAATG CTGTGACCTGCAAAGACCTTACTACAACTACAGGCACCGAATATACCTCACAGATCTACCAAGGAAGCAA CCCTGCAGTCACCGCCTATGCTAGCCAAGGGGCCTTCTCCCTTACGCAGTCCTCTGTGTACAGCGCCTTTCCCCAGACCGGACAGACCTATGGCCTTCCACCCTTTG GTGCCATGTGGCCTGGCATTAAAACAGAGACAGGGTTGCCCGAGGCGCCCTCTGTTGGCCAACCTGGGTATCTCAGCTTCAGCACCGCATATACCTCCACCCAGCCCGGCCAAGCACACTACTCCTATCCCAGTCAAG GGTCCTGTTTCACTACATCCAGTGTGTACACCAACATCCCCACCGCTAATGTCACCGCGACAACCACAGCTGCAGCACCTGGCAACACCCAG GAATTCACGTCCTACAACTCCCTGAACCAGATCCAGTTTCCCCAGTACTACGTCCCTCCGACCAGCTACCTGCCCTCGGGGCTGCCCAACGCCGACAGAGACGCCTCAGGTGTGGTGGCCGCCGCCGCATATCCAGGTGTGAAGGACGAGAACGCTGTGCCTGCTGGCCTGCCCAGTACCACAG atccatccCCAGGCGTGGCCCTCCCTACCGGTGCTCGGGAGCAGGACGACGCCTCACGGAGGAACCCTCCTGGCAAATCCAAAGGAAAGGCCAAGAAGGCCGAAAACTCTCAGTCCATAGACAACGACCTAGAG CGTATCTTCCTCTGGGATCTGGACGAGACCATCATCATTTTCCACTCTCTGCTCACCGGCACGTTTGCACAGAAGTTTGGCAAG GACCCGGCCACCGTGCTCAATCTGGGTCTGCAGATGGAGGAGCTGATTTTCGAGCTGGCAGACACCCACCTGTTCTTCAACGACCTGGAG gAGTGCGATCAGGTTCACGTCGAGGACGTCGCCTCTGACGACAATGGGCAAGACCTGAG CAACTACAACTTCTCCACTGACGGCTTCACGGGCCCCAGCGGGGGAGGCGGGTCGGGCAACACGGCCGCCGTGCAGGGAGGCGTGGAGTGGATGCGCAAGCTGGCCTTCCGCTACCGCCGCCTCAAGGAGATCTACAACGCCTACAAAGGCAACGCAGGAG GTCTGTTGAGCCCCATGAAGCGGGACCTGCTCCTGAGGCTGCGGACGGAGATCGAGACGGTGACGGACTCCTGGCTCAGCATCGCGCTCAAGTCCCTGCTGCTCATCCAGTCCAG GGGGAGGTGTATGAACGTGCTGGTCACCACCACCCAGCTCGTTCCTGCACTGGCCAAGGTGCTGCTCTACGGGCTCGGAGAGGTGTTCCCCATCGAGAACATCTACAGTGCTACAAAAATAG GGAAAGAGAGCTGCTTTGAGCGCATAGTCTCTCGGTTCGGGAAAAAGGTGACCTATGTGGTGATCGGGGATGGCCGCGATGAAGAATTTGCGGCTAAACAG cacAACATGCCCTTCTGGCGTGTGTCAGCGCACGGAGACCTGGTGTCCCTGCACCAGGCCCTGGAGCTGGACTTCCTGTAG
- the LOC134072724 gene encoding XK-related protein 8-like codes for MEDGIPFFYPFSDFGLNITGLLFFLLDLVLDIWAVVTFYQEEAYVNMGVLIFLLVGSSVLLQAFSWLWYNYGSKEEKEGLGKYVYLEKYLYNRRLLGVLHVCQLGVFLRFASMMEISLRNMASRDGQKEGIAVFLTHDLSLLRLIETFSESAPQLTLMLAIIAHREDVEWVTGLKTLGSFAAIAFSVVMYHRAMRSFSEDKAQMTWMPSLVYFLWNFLLIAPRLAAVALAASTLPVGMIAVHFLLLWITFVLWAWRQKTDFMDTPTGERLYRGTVALIWYFCWFNVSHYDSRGRSIIYHFIIAVDSAILLGLWWWDCFQASVFGMPGWAVFICAGSSYIVGIIVKILYYKLCHPKKSATIDKSDTEESEDILPPQAACLGGEIDEVDFCPSKATGMDEVDVGPLKAPSPPPPPKPLTGAQKRMRKLADNFYS; via the exons ATGGAAGACGGGATTCCATTCTTCTATCCTTTTTCAGACTTTGGGTTGAACATAACAGGGCTTTTATTCTTCCTCTTAGACTTGGTACTTGACATTTGGGCAGTTGTGACTTTTTATCAGGAGGAGGCATACGTCAATATGGGAGTGCTAATCTTCCTCTTAGTGGGATCGTCCGTGTTGCTGCAGGCATTCAGCTGGCTTTGGTATAACTATGGCTCtaaagaagagaaggaagggCTTGGCAAATATGTGTACTTGGAAAAGTACTTGTATAATAGAAGACTACTTGGTGTACTCCATGTGTGCCAACTGGGAGTCTTCCTCAG GTTTGCAAGCATGATGGAGATCTCTCTGCGTAACATGGCATCGAGAGATGGACAGAAGGAGGGCATCGCGGTCTTCCTGACCCATGATCTCAGCCTGCTGCGCCTCATCGAGACGTTCTCCGAGAGCGCTCCACAACTGACACTAATGTTGGCCATCATCGCGCACAGAGAGGATGTGGAATGGGTCACAG GTCTGAAGACTTTGGGTTCCTTCGCCGCTATTGCCTTCAGTGTGGTCATGTACCACCGTGCCATGCGCTCCTTCAGCGAGGACAAGGCCCAGATGACCTGGATGCCATCTCTAGTGTACTTCCTGTGGAACTTCCTCCTGATCGCTCCGCGTCTGGCAGCAGTGGCCCTCGCTGCCTCCACTCTGCCCGTCGGGATGATTGCagtccacttcctcctcctgtgGATCACATTTGTCCTATGGGCCTGGCGGCAGAAAACAGACTTCATGGACACTCCAACAGGGGAAAGGCTCTATCGGGGCACTGTCGCTCTCATTTGGTACTTCTGCTGGTTCAACGTGTCCCATTACGACTCCAGGGGAAGGAGTATCATCTATCATTTCATCATAGCAGTGGACAGTGCCATCCTGCTGGGGCTGTGGTGGTGGGACTGTTTTCAGGCTTCAGTGTTTGGCATGCCAGGATGGGCTGTGTTCATTTGTGCAGGTTCATCCTATATAGTAGGAATCATAGTAAAGATTCTATACTACAAATTATGCCATCCAAAGAAGTCAGCAACTATAGACAAGTCAGACACGGAAGAGTCGGAAGATATTCTGCCGCCACAGGCAGCGTGCTTAGGGGGAGAAATAGACGAGGTGGATTTTTGCCCATCTAAGGCAACAGGTATGGATGAGGTGGATGTTGGCCCATTGAAGGCACCatcgcctccacctccaccgaaGCCTTTGACTGGTGCTCAGAAGAGAATGCGGAAGTTGGCTGATAATTTTTACTCATAG
- the xkr8.3 gene encoding XK-related protein 8.3: MDCSPFSKYSWLDFLFSVIGVCAYVFDVGSDMWVAKEFYCHGEFIWFGVLVGLMVLSSVVIQMFSWFWFKYDRDLENFEVNTAPEKFLFCGQRRVKVSCCLHVLQLGFFFRHLTAIWQGFRVWWRGQQGSEYAVYLVHDLSMLRLIETFCESAPQLTLMAYIMLFTNQARTIQCVSVVASTTSIAWMVVDYHRSLRSFLPDKAKQAWASSVIYFLWNLLLIAPRVACVALFTSVLSHYIALHFLLVWPALVLWAWRQRTDFMDSPAGERLYRATVGLIWYFSWFNVAEGSTRGRSVIYHSFMIADGAVLLVTWWHYRDIELTQSYAVIMVLAVPVCYSLGLLLKTLYYCYFHPKLWRPQDKRGGKLEPDGSLPVTCMATSTQADAPAEPHNRRMARHARIFYTAGVDTSEMGQINRREGNNIV, translated from the exons ATGGACTGTTCTCCCTTCTCAAAATACTCATGGCTGGATTTTCTTTTCAGTGTGATTGGTGTCTGCGCCTATGTGTTCGATGTCGGTTCCGATATGTGGGTTGCCAAAGAGTTCTACTGCCATGGAGAGTTCATTTGGTTTGGAGTGTTAGTTGGCCTCATGGTTCTGTCGTCTGTGGTCATCCAGATGTTCAGCTGGTTTTGGTTCAAATACGACAGAGATTTAGAAAACTTTGAGGTGAATACAGCACCAGAGAAGTTTTTGTTTTGCGGCCAGAGGCGTGTGAAAGTCTCGTGTTGTCTGCATGTTTTGCAACTTGGATTCTTCTTCAG GCACCTTACAGCTATTTGGCAGGGCTTCCGCGTGTGGTGGAGAGGCCAGCAGGGGTCGGAGTATGCCGTGTACCTGGTCCACGACCTCAGCATGCTGCGGCTCATCGAGACCTTCTGTGAGAGTGCGCCTCAGCTGACGCTAATGGCCTACATCATGCTCTTCACTAACCAGGCCAGGACCATCCAGT GTGTGAGTGTGGTCGCCTCTACGACATCTATTGCCTGGATGGTGGTGGACTACCACCGCTCCCTGCGTTCCTTCCTGCCCGACAAAGCCAAGCAAGCCTGGGCGTCGTCGGTGATCTACTTCCTGTGGAATCTGCTGCTGATCGCGCCGCGCGTGGCCTGCGTGGCCCTCTTCACCTCCGTCCTGTCCCACTACATTGCCCTCCACTTCCTGCTGGTGTGGCCCGCGCTGGTCCTCTGGGCCTGGCGCCAGAGGACCGACTTCATGGACAGCCCCGCCGGAGAGCGGCTCTACCGGGCCACCGTAGGACTCATCTGGTACTTCAGCTGGTTCAACGTGGCGGAGGGCTCCACCAGGGGCAGGAGTGTCATCTACCACTCCTTCATGATAGCGGACGGCGCCGTCCTGCTGGTCACGTGGTGGCACTACAGGGACATAGAGCTGACCCAGTCGTACGCCGTCATCATGGTCCTGGCCGTGCCTGTCTGCTACTCCCTGGGGCTGCTGTTGAAGACTCTGTACTACTGCTACTTCCATCCCAAGCTGTGGAGACCCCAGGACAAGAGGGGTGGGAAGCTGGAGCCAGATGGATCTCTGCCTGTGACCTGTATGGCCACGTCCACACAGGCAGATGCTCCTGCTGAGCCGCATAACAGGAGAATGGCCAGACATGCCAGAATTTTTTACACTGCCGGTGTCGACACATCCGAGATGGGTCAGATCAACAGACGTGAAGGCAATAACATAGTTTAG